Proteins from one Pseudomonas grandcourensis genomic window:
- a CDS encoding formate dehydrogenase subunit delta, which yields MSTDNLIKMANQIAQYFASQPDQQQAVLSVRNHMQMYWAPSMRKELLAWQTEHQGADLHPLVQAAVTGAGWEA from the coding sequence ATGAGTACTGACAACCTGATCAAGATGGCCAACCAGATCGCCCAGTACTTCGCCAGCCAGCCGGACCAGCAACAGGCGGTGCTCAGCGTGCGCAATCATATGCAGATGTACTGGGCGCCGAGCATGCGCAAGGAGTTGCTGGCCTGGCAGACGGAGCATCAGGGGGCGGATTTGCACCCACTGGTGCAGGCGGCGGTGACTGGGGCGGGTTGGGAGGCTTAG
- a CDS encoding DMT family transporter — MTKSILYALGAAALFGASTPLAKWLGLNVSPILLAGLLYLGSGVGLTLTRLIRDRGWQPTGLTAPEWPWFIGAIVFGGVLGPVSLMFGLTLTSGTTASLLLNLEAVLTALMAWVVFRENADRRIVAGMVAIVAGGVLLAWPRTSAEVHGWLGPVTVAVACFCWAIDNNLTRKVSASDALFIAGTKGLVAGAVNCALGIALGMHLPAWSLLGPTLLVGFLGYGVSLVLFVLALRGLGTARTGAYFSTAPFLGAAIAILFFGEAVTWVFWIAAGLMGLGVWIHLTESHSHEHQHEPQIHDHKHVHDEHHQHEHDFEWDGVQPHSHVHQHSPIVHSHPHFPDIHHRHSH; from the coding sequence ATGACCAAAAGCATTCTCTACGCACTAGGCGCTGCTGCCTTGTTCGGCGCCAGCACGCCCTTGGCCAAGTGGCTAGGCTTGAACGTATCCCCCATCCTCCTCGCCGGCCTGCTTTACCTGGGCAGCGGCGTCGGGCTGACGCTAACCCGCCTGATCCGTGATCGTGGCTGGCAGCCGACCGGCCTGACCGCCCCTGAATGGCCGTGGTTCATCGGGGCTATTGTGTTCGGTGGCGTACTGGGTCCGGTTTCATTGATGTTTGGACTCACCCTCACCTCTGGCACCACCGCATCACTGTTGCTGAACCTGGAAGCCGTGTTGACCGCACTGATGGCGTGGGTGGTGTTCCGGGAGAACGCTGACCGGCGCATTGTTGCGGGGATGGTGGCCATTGTTGCCGGGGGCGTGTTGTTGGCATGGCCTCGCACTTCGGCAGAGGTTCATGGCTGGTTGGGGCCTGTCACGGTGGCGGTGGCGTGTTTTTGTTGGGCCATTGATAACAACCTCACCCGCAAGGTGTCTGCGTCGGATGCGTTGTTTATTGCCGGCACCAAAGGGCTGGTGGCCGGGGCCGTCAATTGCGCGCTGGGGATCGCGCTGGGTATGCACCTGCCAGCATGGTCGCTTCTTGGGCCAACCCTGCTGGTGGGCTTTTTGGGGTATGGCGTCAGTCTGGTGCTGTTCGTCCTGGCGTTGCGCGGGCTTGGTACGGCGCGGACCGGTGCGTACTTTTCCACGGCGCCGTTCCTGGGAGCCGCGATAGCGATCCTGTTTTTCGGTGAAGCCGTGACGTGGGTGTTCTGGATCGCTGCCGGCCTGATGGGGCTTGGGGTCTGGATTCATCTGACCGAGAGTCACTCACACGAGCATCAGCACGAACCGCAAATCCACGACCACAAGCATGTCCACGATGAGCATCATCAGCATGAACATGACTTTGAGTGGGATGGTGTGCAACCCCATAGCCATGTGCACCAACACTCACCGATCGTCCACAGTCACCCGCACTTTCCCGACATCCAT